GGTATAAATTAAACAGGACTCTTATCATTTCTCTGTGCCATAATGGGATGGGGTAATGTAGAATTTTGGGGTGCTATGGCAGCCAACCTGAAAACAGTTGGGATAATGGCTCTCAAATGGTTCAAAGACAAATGTGAAAACACGAGTGGATGTCTAGCATGAATGTGACGACGACAATCCTTGGCTGTGTGAACAGCGAACATTGTCAGACAGGATAGGAATCCTATTTTTGGGGGGCGAAATTTACCCAAGGTTTGACAATTGGCACGTACTGAACCTAAGAATAAGGTGCCCGCAAATAATCCTATGCTTAAGATCTGAGGTCTCAATTCCATGAGACAAACTGTGCACCCCAGCAAGTTTGCTGCATCAAGCCTTTATAAACATAGAGAAAGGTATGCATGCATGAAGGATAAAAAAAGGTACAAAACAAGACTTGTACGTATATCGTTTATCAGAATTAAGAGCCTGAATTGTTTAAAGGTAAAATTGTATAGTTGATGTGCTCCTGGACAGGGCAATACATCCAAAAAGCTGTAGGCTAGTAGCTAGTGTAGCAAGTGATTGATTGCTGAGgttcatctttctttttttttttttcccggaaACGGTAGATGGTATTTTATATAAACTGAACTTTACAAGATTTGAGCAACAGTTTGAACAAATTCTGAGGTTCATCGACTCCTTATTAATTGAATGGGTAACAGTTTGAACAAATTCTGTCTGGAGTCACGGTTTATTCCATAACTCATAGCGTCCTCTACGAAAACATACaagaaaaatttccagcttcACTACTGTTTGTTTCGATAACTGGAGACCAGTTGCTTCCCTCCACGGCCTGAGCGGTGGTAACAGCATGCCATAATATCCCAACAACTAACGGCAGAGCAAACTTCAGCACTTTTAATTGAAAGGCAATTAAATGCTAAATGTTTGTGGTATTCGACAGAAATTTTGCAGATCGTTTAGCTGTATTTTGAAATAGTAGTATTAATTTACAGCTAAATTGGTACTAATCCGCAATTTCATATACTTCAAAACAAATTGGAATGTCTTAAAGCACAAGATCATTACCTAGTAAAATTGTATCaatagaaaaaagagaaaagcaagAGACTTTTGTTTATACTTTTTCTGAACAAGAAAGAGAAGTGGAGATACAGATTTAGAGAAGACGTCCACACCACCAACCCCAGAAGTTGTTTTGTCCTTGACAAGAAATCTAAATTAATCAACCACGAACTCGGCTCATAGAACCGAGCCCTTTAGAAATTTCATGAATAGGAATCCCCGGATTGAATCCCAAGCAGCCCAATAACCCCTGCTTGTAAGGCAAGAAAGTTTTCTTCCTGAGCTCCTCTGAGACTGCCCTGTTTGCCGTGTAATGCAATTCGTGAGCTGAAGCTTGGCCTCTCCTCTTGGAGCTTGATACTGATGAACCAACACTATCAGTTGATCTGAAGCTCGAGTTTTTCACATCCTCTTGCTCCGTATTATTCTTCTTCAACGTAGAATACTTGTTTAAATGATCTTTACTCATAGCTCTCCCCTCTGATGCACTTCTAAACAGCAACAAGTCCTTGAGCTTCCACTTTCTATACCAAAACCacgaaaaagaagaagagaaagaagaagctGAATTGTTCTTTGCATTCTGTTGATTGTTCTCTCGATGATCGAGTAACAAGTCCGAGACCCTAAAAGGGGACAAAGATCTGGTTCCTTTTTGCCTAATGGAGGGCGGCTTCTGAGTCCTTTCTCGGCCGCGTTGAACTTGATCATCATTTCTTCCAGGACGTTCTTGGGTAATGGCAGTTCTGGTGCTGGTGCTATATTCTGTTTACGAGTTTGTTCGAGCGCCGCCGCAAACGGGTCAAAATCCTTCATTTTATGTCGGGGTGACAATGCCTCTTTGATCTTCTTCTTGGGTGATCGAGGCGACTTCGGGCTCAAAGAATCAGCAACAGCTGATTGCAATCGAGGCGGCGGCTTCAAAGGCTTGATCTTGCCCCCATCAAAGAGCTCATCAGCAGATAAAGAACTCGACTCCAACTGCCCGCTGAAATCGAAAGCGAACTCTTTATCCGCATAGTTATTAGAATTAACATCCCTGATCAAAAGGGATTCTTGAGCCTTGGGCATTCCAGGCTTTTCTTCCCAGTTGAATGGAACTGCAGACAGAGACTCGTGGTCGTGGGAGGTCTCATGATCATCATGATGAAGGGAGAAGTTATTGAAGTCGGCGTAGAAGGAGGAAGCCCGGGTGGGGCTTGTCGGGGCGCTGAAGAAGAAGGTCCCGAAGCGCTGGGGACTTGAAGGGGCGCTAATGTACGGAGAAGTGCATGTACTGTCGAAGTTGAAGTCCACCGGAGCCGATGGCATCATTACTTCCATCTCCATATTTGTTAAGACTCTCCAGAGAGTTTGTAGTGAGCTGCTTAAAACATGGGTTCTATATCTGTACGTACTACTACTAATGGAGTAGTTAAAGATTAAACACTCGAGAGAGGAGAGGAAAAGCAAAgcggagaggaaaaagaggaaagggCAAGGAAGGATACGAAAGAGGGTCAGTGATTGACCGGAGAGACACCGCAGCAGCAAGCGCTGCAGGGCCGCCTTTTAAATCTGTCTCTACATATCTAATGCTATTCTCCCCATCGATGGGGACTCTTCAACCACTCCCGCTCTAGTTTACCCAATTTAGCCTTCTCAACGATACAGGCCTCAGAAAGAAACTGAGGCCA
This portion of the Coffea arabica cultivar ET-39 chromosome 2e, Coffea Arabica ET-39 HiFi, whole genome shotgun sequence genome encodes:
- the LOC113731387 gene encoding uncharacterized protein, yielding MEMEVMMPSAPVDFNFDSTCTSPYISAPSSPQRFGTFFFSAPTSPTRASSFYADFNNFSLHHDDHETSHDHESLSAVPFNWEEKPGMPKAQESLLIRDVNSNNYADKEFAFDFSGQLESSSLSADELFDGGKIKPLKPPPRLQSAVADSLSPKSPRSPKKKIKEALSPRHKMKDFDPFAAALEQTRKQNIAPAPELPLPKNVLEEMMIKFNAAEKGLRSRPPLGKKEPDLCPLLGSRTCYSIIERTINRMQRTIQLLLSLLLFRGFGIESGSSRTCCCLEVHQRGEL